Sequence from the Desulfurellaceae bacterium genome:
ACTGGATCTTGCAGCGGTGTGAGGGCCGGGCCTGTCTGTCCGATGCCTATGAGCAGTTTTTTTCGCCGACCGAGAATCCCAAAACCAACCGGATTAATCTCCCCGACCGCGCCGCTATCCTGGCCTATCTCGATACGGTCCGGGAGCAAATGCTGGTCGTCCTCGACCGGACCGACTTTTCCGAGTCCCATCCACTGTTGCAGCAGGCCCGGATCTTTCGCATGCTGCTCCAGCACGAAGCCCAGCACCAGGAAACCATGACCCTGGTGCTTCAGCTGCTGGCCACCGACCGCGTAGGGGCATCCCCCTGTCCGATGGAGAACGAGCCCTCGGACCTGCCCGTACAAGACCAGCTGCTGCGTGTGCCGGCCGGTCCCTTTCCGATGGGCAGCAACAGCCTGGTCGAGACCCTGGACAACGAGCGCACCCGACACGAGGTGGAGGTCGGCGAGTTTTGGATCGACCGCTATCCGGTGACCAACGCGCAGTTTGCCCGCTTTGTCCAGGGCGGTGGCTACCGTCGGCGCGCCTGGTGGAGTCCTGAGGGCTGGGCCTGGCGGGAGAAGAACGCGGTCGAGCATCCGTGCTACTGGCGCCAACAGCCCGGCGGCTGGACCCTGGTCGGCCTGACGCGCACCCGGCCGCTCGCTCCCGATCACCCGGTGATGGGGGTCAGCTGGTATGAGGCCGAGGCGTATGCCCGAGCCGCGAACAAACGCCTGCCGACCGAGGCGGAGTGGGAAAAGGCGGCCTCGTGGGACCCGGCGCACGGCCGTAAACGGGCCTACCCCTGGGGAGAGGCGCGGCCCGGCCCACAGCGCTGCAACAGCGACGCGCGGCACGACGGCACCAGCCCGGTTCAGCACCATCCGGCCGGTGCCAGCGCGTACGGCTGCATGGATATGCAGGGCAATGTGTGGGAGTGGACCGCGACCTGGTTTCAGCCCTATCCCGATTTTTGCGCCTATCCCTATGACGGCTATTCGACTCCGTATTTTGACCACCACCACCGGGTCTTGCGGGGCGGCTCGTGGGCGACCCGCAGCCATGTCCTGCGACCGACCTTTCGCAACTGGTACCACCCCTGGGTCCGAGAAATCTTCGCCGGTTTTCGCTGCGCCCGCTGACACCACACGTACTCATGGATACCCCAAACGCCGTTGACAATCGTCTGTATATCTCGTGTCCGGTTGCCGTCCTGCCCCGCTTTCGCGAGGACGTGGTCGCCGGCCTGAGTGCTGCTCGGAAATCTCTTCCGCCGCGCTACTTTTATGATCCGTACGGCTCGGAGCTGTTTGAGCAGATCTGCCAGCAACCCGAATACTATCCGACCCGGACCGAAGCCATGCTGCTGCGTCAGCGCGCTGCCGAGCTGCTCGATCTGGTCGGCGAGTGCACGCTGGTCGAGCTGGGCAGCGGCAGCTCGGTCAAAACCCGCCTGCTGCTGGACGAGTACCAGCGCCGCGGCTCTCCCATGCACTACGTGCCGATCGACATCAGCGCCTCCATGCTGGAGGAATCGGCCCGGGGGCTGGTTGCCGACTATCCCCGGCTGTCCGTTCACGGCCTGGCCACCGACTATCTGAGCGGCCTGACCGCGCTGCCGCCCGCCCGACAACGTCTAGTCCTGTTTCTGGGCAGTAATCTGGGTAATTTCAACGATATCGAACAGGCCGAGCTGTTCGGCCGTCTGGCGACCGCGCTCCAGCCCCAGGACTATTTCCTGCTGGGGCTCGACCTCAGAAAGTCGATCACTATCCTGGAGGCCGCCTATAATGACGCGGCCGGGGTGACGGCCGCCTTTAACCTCAACATGCTGCGGCGCATCAACCGTGAATTGGGGGGCAACTTCAATCTGGCCCAGTTTTGCCATCTGGCCTTTTAC
This genomic interval carries:
- the egtB gene encoding ergothioneine biosynthesis protein EgtB, with amino-acid sequence MPQPSPQRPSTPSQPARLADGQLRAVHPDRRLLRAWFIESRRQTLDLLAEVSDADFRRQAHPDFSPVGWHLGHIGVTEGYWILQRCEGRACLSDAYEQFFSPTENPKTNRINLPDRAAILAYLDTVREQMLVVLDRTDFSESHPLLQQARIFRMLLQHEAQHQETMTLVLQLLATDRVGASPCPMENEPSDLPVQDQLLRVPAGPFPMGSNSLVETLDNERTRHEVEVGEFWIDRYPVTNAQFARFVQGGGYRRRAWWSPEGWAWREKNAVEHPCYWRQQPGGWTLVGLTRTRPLAPDHPVMGVSWYEAEAYARAANKRLPTEAEWEKAASWDPAHGRKRAYPWGEARPGPQRCNSDARHDGTSPVQHHPAGASAYGCMDMQGNVWEWTATWFQPYPDFCAYPYDGYSTPYFDHHHRVLRGGSWATRSHVLRPTFRNWYHPWVREIFAGFRCAR
- the egtD gene encoding L-histidine N(alpha)-methyltransferase, translated to MDTPNAVDNRLYISCPVAVLPRFREDVVAGLSAARKSLPPRYFYDPYGSELFEQICQQPEYYPTRTEAMLLRQRAAELLDLVGECTLVELGSGSSVKTRLLLDEYQRRGSPMHYVPIDISASMLEESARGLVADYPRLSVHGLATDYLSGLTALPPARQRLVLFLGSNLGNFNDIEQAELFGRLATALQPQDYFLLGLDLRKSITILEAAYNDAAGVTAAFNLNMLRRINRELGGNFNLAQFCHLAFYNRARHQIEMHLQSQLAQEVEIAELGLRVSFAPQETIHTEISRKFDARQVAAQLRPYGFEPCARWTDERAWFLLHLFRFVGR